From Medicago truncatula cultivar Jemalong A17 chromosome 7, MtrunA17r5.0-ANR, whole genome shotgun sequence, a single genomic window includes:
- the LOC112420142 gene encoding uncharacterized protein, whose protein sequence is MIALLAAQEQPATSIPASTGVIPTTSPNAQFAMPNGFPYGLSPYYSPNTAAGVSGTVNNGQIPGTNPVSINTTLSQTTATVTEPIVHAISQGVNINAHRGSIPDSLMEDAAEWYTSLSRDDIHTFDEFAAAFKSHYGFNTRLKPNREFLRSLCQKKDESFREYAQRWRRAAARVTPTLNEEEMTQTFLKTLKKDYVERMIIAAPSDFSEMVTMGTRLEEAVRDGIIVFEEGESSANASRKYGNGHHKKKETEVGMVSAGTSQSMATVAPINAAQLPPPYQYMQYSQHPFFPPFYHQYPPSPGQPQVPVNAIAQQMQQQPLAQQQQQQTRPTFPPIPMLYAELLPTLLLKGNCTTRQGCYALKYIVKKLIDQGKLTFENNVPHVLDNPLPNHAAVNMIETHEEVPSLDVRNVATPLNDIQSLMNDNYLTVSDICVIVPVFHDPPARSMPPKGSIEPLVIRLPGPVPYTSTKAIPYKYNATMIENGVEVPLASSTVISNIAEETTTLRSGKVHPPLFPKKTAIPTAIPSDKVPPPDVSRPGQSIEDSNLDEILRLIKRSDYMIVDQLLQTPSKISILSLLLSSAAHRNTLLKVLEQAYVDHEVTVDHFGSIVGNITACNNLWFGENELPEAGKYHNLALHISMNCKSDMLSVTIPNSTLLKYTYS, encoded by the exons ATGattgctctgctagccgcccaggaacaaCCGGCCACATCCATACCGGCATCTACAGGTGTGATCCCAACTACATCTCCCAACGCTCAATTTGCTATGCCAAACGGGTTTCCTTATGGACTGTCACCATATTACTCTCCTAATACTGCAGCTGGCGTTTCTGGTACTGTCAATAATGGCCAGATTCCTGGGACGAACCCTGTCTCTATCAATACCACCTTGTCTCAGACAACGGCCACTGTCACTGAGCCCATTGTGCATGCCATatctcaaggtgttaacatcaacgcgCATCGcggaagcatcccc GATAGTctaatggaagatgctgcagaatgGTATACCAGCTTAAGCCGAGACGACAttcacacttttgatgaatttgctgctgctttcaaaagccactatgggttcAACACCAGACTGAAAccaaacagggaattcctcaggtCCCTTTGCcagaagaaagatgaaagcttccgcgagtatgcacagagatggaggaGGGCGGCTGCCCGTGTTACTCCTACTCTTAATGAAGAGGAGATGACTCAGACATTCCTGAAGactctgaaaaaggattatgtcgaaAGAATGATCATCGCTGCTCCAAGTGACTTCtctgagatggtcaccatgggaactcgCTTAGAAGAGGCTGTCAGAGATGGCATTATTGTGTTTGAGGAAGGTGAATCCTCTGCAAATGCATCAAGGAAGTATGGCAATGGTCATCATAAGAAGAAAGAGAcagaagtagggatggtatctGCCGGAACcagtcaatccatggctactgttgccccCATCAATGCTGCTCAGCTACCTCCGCCGTATCAGTACAtgcaatactctcagcatcctttcttcccaCCATTTTATCACCAGTATCCGCCATcgccgggtcaacctcaggtacccgtcaATGCCATTGCTCAGCAAATGCAGCAACAGCCGCTGGctcaacagcagcagcaacaaaccagacctacctttcctccgaTACCAATGTTGTACGCCGAGCTGCTCCCGACTTTGCTTCTCAAAGGGAACTGCACAACCaggcagg gatgttaCGCTTTGAAGTACATTGTAAAGAAGCTCATTGACCAGGGAAAgttaacttttgagaacaatgtCCCTCATGTTcttgacaatcctcttccgaatcacgctgctgtgaacATGATCGAGACTCATGAAGAAGTTCCTAGTCTTGACGTCCGTaatgttgcaactcctctg aATGATATCCAAAGCCTCatgaacgacaattatctgaCTGTCAGCGACATttgtgtgattgtgccagtctttcatgatccgccTGCCAGGAGTATGCCTCCAAAAGGGAGTATCGAGCCTCTAGTGATAAGACTGCCCGGACCAGTACCTTACACTTCTACAAAGGCTattccttacaagtacaatgccacCATGAttgaaaatggagtagaggtacCCCTGGCGTCCTCAACCGTGATAAGCAACATTGCCGAGGAGACTACAACCCTGAGGAGTGGAAAAGTCCACCCGCCGCTGTTCCCAAAGAAGACCGCTATACCTACCGCTATACCCAGTGATAAAGTGCCTCCACCAGATGTTTCCCGGCCAGGCCAGTCTATCGAGGATTCCAACTTAGATGAGATTTTGAGGTTAATCAAGAGAAGTGACTACATGATCGTGGATCAGCTGTTACAAACTCCGTCAAAGATATCCATCTTGTCTTTACTTCTGAGTTCCGCGGCTCACAGAAACACCCTCTTGAAAGTACTAGAACAAGCCTATGTGGACCACGAGGTCACTGTGGACCACTTCGGCAGCATAGTGGGGAATATCACTGCTTGCAATAATCTGTGGTTTGGCGAGAATGAGCTTCCTGAAGCAGGGAAATACCATAATCTGGCTCTACACATCTCTATGAATTGCAAATCTGACATGctatct gtgactatcccaaacTCCACCCTGCTCAAGTACACATATTCTTAG